Genomic segment of Deltaproteobacteria bacterium:
GGCACTGGTCGTCGGCACGGGAGACCTGAGCGAACTGGCCCTGGGTTGGTGCACTTACGGGGTAGGAGACCATATGTCTCACTACAACGTCAATGTCAGCGTCCCCAAGACGCTCATCCAGCATCTGATCCGCTGGGTGGCGGGCACAAATCAGTTCACCCCGGAAATATCGGCGATCCTGGTTGATATTCTGCAGACCGAAATTAGCCCGGAGCTTGTTCCTGGCCAGGAAAACGATGCGCCCTCGCAAAAAACGGAAGAAATAGTGGGGCCTTACGAACTGCAGGATTTTCATAATTTCTATATAACCCGATACGGATTTCTGCCGACCAAGGTGGCCTTCATGGCCTACTGTGCCTGGCGGGACAAGGCGCTGGGCCGGTGGCCCGATGTGCCGGAAGAGAAGAGACACGCCTATTCGATAGCGGAAATCAAGCAATGGCTTCACGTATATTTGCTGCGCTTTTTCCAGTACAGCCAGTTCAAGCGTTCCTGTGTTCCCAACGGCCCCAAGGTTGGCTCGGGCGGTTCCCTCTCGCCGCGCGGCGATTACCGGGCGCCCAGCGACAGCGACGCCACGGTCTGGCTGGAAAACGCACGGGGGATTCCGGACAGCGAAAGTTAGGGGAAACCAGTCATGGTGAGAGAAACATACCGCGATTTTGATGCCACGGAACTTTTTTGCCCTCGCTGCCAAAGATCTGTCCGGGTTAGAAAAAAGCTGCTCCTCATTATCCCGGACGGGGAAAAGTATGACTACACCTGCATGGCCTGCGGCACGTCGGTGGGCGACAAATTTGTCCACAATAATAGCGATGCGGGCCTGCTAATCCGATGAAAAAGATTTACATGAAAATTGCGTCTGTCATCATTCTTTTCCTTCTCCTGACGACTAACACCACTACCTCCGCCTTTGCCGCCTCTACCCGCGAAATATACGCTGACGGCAGAAAATTCATGAGGGAGGGAAAATGGCAAAAGGCAATCGAAATCGTCAAGCCGCTGGAAAACGATTACCAGTTACTGGCCGATTATGTGCTTTTGGATCTGGCCACCTGTTATGAAAAGTCCGGTGATAGCGAAAGGGCCTTGAATGCCCTCCGGAAAATAGTCAAAATTTACAAAACCTCTCCCCTTTACCGCAAGTCATACCAAAAGATTCTGGACCTGGGCAAAAGCGGCGACATCACTGCTCTTTTTGCCGATTACGATCTTTACCTGAAAGAATTTCCCCAGGACAGCAAAGTAGCGTGGGACAAGGCCGGCCTGCTGGAAAAGAGCGGCCGGAGTGATGAAGCCCGCGCCCTGCGGAAAGAAATCTTTTTTTCCGGCAGCGATTATAGCATGAACGCCTACGAAGCGCTTAAAAAGGCTGATTTTCAGCCTTCCGCCGCAGATATCAAAAAAGTCCTCGTAAGCCTCCTGGAAAATAATAATTACGCCCAAGTCGTCAGTTTAACGGAGGGTATCAATTTCAAGGACGATGAAGGCAAGTATCTGCTGGCCCGGGCCTATTTCCGTCTGCGCCGCTATAGTGAAGCCATCAAGACACTTGCCGGTGTATCATCAAAAGAAGGGAAATATCTTCTGGCCCAAAGTCTCGTCCGGGCCAAAGAAAATGAAGCATTTTACAAACTCATCGCTGAGCTGGCCGGGGAAGGCAGGCAAGATCTATTCAGCCTGCACATTCTGGCCGCCGAGATGAAGAGAAGAGCAGGTGATCACACGAGCGCCGGCGCTATGCTGCAATCCATGCTGGGCCTCTATCCCGAAAAAAAAGAGGAAATTACCTGGTCACAGGCCTGGCTGAATATCAGGCAAAAACGCTACCCTGATGCGGAAA
This window contains:
- a CDS encoding cytoplasmic protein is translated as MVRETYRDFDATELFCPRCQRSVRVRKKLLLIIPDGEKYDYTCMACGTSVGDKFVHNNSDAGLLIR
- a CDS encoding transglycosylase SLT domain-containing protein, with product MKKIYMKIASVIILFLLLTTNTTTSAFAASTREIYADGRKFMREGKWQKAIEIVKPLENDYQLLADYVLLDLATCYEKSGDSERALNALRKIVKIYKTSPLYRKSYQKILDLGKSGDITALFADYDLYLKEFPQDSKVAWDKAGLLEKSGRSDEARALRKEIFFSGSDYSMNAYEALKKADFQPSAADIKKVLVSLLENNNYAQVVSLTEGINFKDDEGKYLLARAYFRLRRYSEAIKTLAGVSSKEGKYLLAQSLVRAKENEAFYKLIAELAGEGRQDLFSLHILAAEMKRRAGDHTSAGAMLQSMLGLYPEKKEEITWSQAWLNIRQKRYPDAEKILASLAASDSNKRDKFLFWLAKVKKYQGQNGDAIFAQIKDKNSYYWFQSGISRPRPPSGRDGADLKKDGASQLPEEMNRKFLRITTLHGLEMSTEARTEARLMMSSVTEPYISAFAQLLLTIEDYLSLVRLGGRHNYPLLKYPLAFGDIVAKCAQAQEIDPFLIMAIMREESHFQRDVVSSAGALGIMQLLPATARSMANIKHNEELFDPEKNIRLGTNYFAKLLVQFKLSQYAIAAYNAGPHNVEKWLAMGYQDEEEFTEDIPFGETKSYVFRIMQTRGIMKALYKKEPISD